In Paenibacillus algicola, a genomic segment contains:
- the pfkB gene encoding 1-phosphofructokinase translates to MIYTITLNPSIDYVVELEELALGGLNRMKRDMKYPGGKGINVSRILNELEADNVAMGFVGGFTGQFIEERLKEHRMESNFIHIRKDTRINIKLKHGAETEINSQGPVIEPAEAEELLTRLAASLRQGDIVVLSGSVPPSLGEGYYNRCIQICKEQGAEFVIDTTGAALLEALPSRPLVIKPNHHELAELFQTEIRTRDELISYGRRLLGLGAQHVLISMAGEGALLLREEQVYHASVPPGQVKNSVGAGDSMIGGFVGTYARTGNAVEAFKMGTACGSATAFADDLADQEHIQQLYAKVQLQEL, encoded by the coding sequence ATGATATATACAATCACGCTAAACCCTTCTATTGACTATGTGGTAGAGCTGGAGGAGCTTGCACTTGGCGGGTTGAACCGAATGAAGCGGGATATGAAATATCCCGGCGGCAAGGGGATTAACGTGTCCCGAATTTTGAATGAGCTTGAAGCGGACAATGTCGCTATGGGCTTTGTAGGCGGATTCACCGGACAATTTATAGAGGAACGGCTGAAGGAGCATCGTATGGAGTCCAATTTCATTCATATTCGTAAGGATACCCGGATCAACATCAAGCTGAAGCACGGCGCAGAAACAGAGATTAACAGTCAGGGGCCGGTCATTGAGCCTGCTGAAGCAGAAGAGCTGTTGACAAGGCTGGCAGCCAGCCTCCGGCAGGGAGACATTGTAGTTCTGTCCGGCAGCGTTCCTCCTTCGCTGGGCGAGGGGTATTACAACCGATGCATCCAGATTTGCAAGGAGCAGGGCGCAGAATTCGTCATCGATACGACGGGCGCGGCACTGCTTGAGGCGCTGCCCTCCAGGCCGCTGGTCATCAAGCCAAACCATCACGAGCTCGCAGAGCTGTTTCAGACCGAGATTCGTACCCGAGATGAGCTGATTAGCTATGGAAGACGGCTGCTTGGCCTGGGCGCACAGCATGTGTTGATATCTATGGCTGGAGAAGGAGCGCTGCTGCTTCGTGAAGAGCAGGTGTACCATGCCAGCGTCCCTCCCGGACAGGTGAAAAATTCCGTCGGTGCCGGAGATTCCATGATCGGCGGCTTTGTGGGCACGTATGCGCGAACAGGAAATGCGGTGGAAGCGTTCAAGATGGGTACGGCCTGCGGCAGTGCTACGGCATTTGCAGATGACCTGGCTGATCAGGAGCACATTCAGCAACTATATGCCAAAGTACAGCTTCAAGAGCTGTAA